Proteins found in one Gimesia chilikensis genomic segment:
- a CDS encoding MerR family transcriptional regulator, which yields MDNLRDFLRISEAAEYLGVSPNTLRNWENAGKIAAHRHPVNGYRLFKKEDLDALLLQLQEGRREPPKQS from the coding sequence ATGGACAATCTACGAGACTTCCTCCGAATCTCGGAAGCCGCTGAGTATCTCGGGGTCTCGCCGAACACGCTTCGCAACTGGGAAAACGCTGGCAAGATCGCCGCACATCGTCATCCGGTGAATGGGTATCGCCTGTTCAAGAAGGAAGACCTTGATGCGTTGCTGCTCCAGTTGCAGGAGGGAAGGCGAGAACCACCGAAGCAGAGCTAA
- a CDS encoding toll/interleukin-1 receptor domain-containing protein produces MIVDQNETDLLAVLGDSTLSRIFVSHAVKDAELVEDLVDLLQVGVGVHPDEMFCSSLPGMTIPTGQDFVNYIKGKVSDPEFVLLVISPEFLRSQFCNNEVGASWAKSLPIHPILVPPTSYNDVKGVLLGVQAGKIDDKECLNDLRDDLIEKLGFKALRTSHWERKRDRFLKSLTRHLIADVESETPTTPARNTTAISSTGAWIKLGDEYLQSKSVRRIGGNSVRITIESTSESVDASLARLRPKDQHFPNSNMPFAYKNDGGFLTVKEVSSTSEADHITWQIVGEVIEPDSGIEATHNFDGKSLTPDDIAELKAGRLLINDPPPPKRRSHGFGYDQMESLICGGSHQAIRTDQCILAEILNPSATDELLIRARLESVFVLKAAAIVESITKLVLRRVDDGVEVDFEGRRPQRYQNEEAETIRVAGLYRLEAS; encoded by the coding sequence ATGATTGTCGATCAGAACGAAACTGATTTATTGGCGGTTCTGGGAGACAGCACATTGTCCCGCATTTTCGTGAGCCACGCTGTAAAGGACGCTGAACTTGTCGAAGACCTCGTAGACCTTCTGCAAGTGGGGGTCGGTGTTCATCCAGACGAGATGTTTTGCTCTTCGTTACCGGGCATGACGATTCCCACTGGCCAAGATTTCGTGAACTACATCAAGGGGAAGGTCAGCGATCCCGAGTTCGTTCTGCTCGTCATCTCACCTGAGTTTCTGAGAAGCCAGTTTTGCAACAACGAGGTCGGAGCATCATGGGCGAAGTCGCTTCCTATCCATCCTATTCTCGTTCCACCGACCTCGTACAACGACGTAAAGGGGGTTCTGCTGGGCGTGCAGGCTGGCAAGATCGACGACAAAGAGTGTCTCAACGATCTCAGAGACGACCTGATCGAGAAGCTGGGATTCAAGGCACTCCGTACCAGCCATTGGGAGCGGAAGCGTGACCGATTCCTTAAATCTTTGACGAGGCATCTTATTGCTGATGTGGAGTCAGAAACGCCGACAACGCCTGCGAGAAATACAACCGCAATTTCGTCCACAGGAGCATGGATCAAACTTGGGGATGAATACCTCCAATCGAAGTCTGTTCGACGGATTGGAGGCAATTCGGTTCGGATCACGATTGAATCTACCAGTGAATCCGTAGATGCGTCACTGGCACGTTTGCGGCCAAAGGATCAGCACTTCCCCAATTCCAACATGCCCTTTGCCTACAAGAACGATGGCGGATTTCTAACGGTAAAAGAAGTCTCCTCCACATCGGAGGCCGATCACATCACATGGCAAATCGTTGGAGAGGTTATCGAGCCAGATTCAGGAATCGAGGCAACGCACAACTTCGACGGGAAGTCGCTAACTCCAGACGACATCGCTGAACTCAAAGCCGGTCGGCTGCTCATCAACGACCCGCCACCACCAAAGCGTCGGAGTCACGGTTTTGGGTACGACCAGATGGAATCACTGATCTGCGGTGGCAGCCATCAGGCTATTCGGACTGACCAATGTATTCTCGCCGAAATCCTCAATCCATCGGCTACTGATGAACTTCTGATTCGAGCAAGACTGGAGAGCGTGTTTGTCCTTAAGGCTGCGGCCATCGTGGAGAGCATAACGAAACTCGTCCTTCGTCGAGTGGACGATGGCGTAGAGGTCGATTTCGAGGGACGTAGGCCGCAGCGTTATCAGAACGAAGAAGCAGAGACCATTCGAGTCGCAGGTCTTTACCGACTGGAAGCGTCATGA
- a CDS encoding SNF2-related protein — protein sequence MTTPYHAKYFAHELTRQAQPGGVDRLSMALFDACVDLNPHQIEAAMFALRSPLSKGVVLADEVGLGKTIEAGLVLCQHWAERKRKLLIICPASLRKQWALELQEKFNLPSMILDSKTYRQAVREGNGTPFASDKAVITSYHFASRFRGDIRAVPYDLVVIDEAHKLRNAYRPSNKMGQNIKWAIEDRKKCLLTATPLQNSLLELYGLSTILDDLIFGDVNSFRTQYTNAGADLKALRTRIQTFCKRTLRRQVTEYIQYTERIPFTVRFRPTDDEQKLYEAVSDFLNREETYSVPHRQRHLTALILRKLLASSSHAIANTLDTMKSRLEEMRDAPQRDEDDEEFMEELIESEELEDDYLDEILEGTTDREEEAENEIDLPKLTGEIDELGRYSTWARSIGIDTKSRSLLKALDLGFAEMEKMGASRKALVFTESRRTQDYLKNFLESNGYGGQIVLFNGTNSDPDSRRIIGEWIEDNAGTGRVTGSRPIDSRTALIEHFQNDATVMIATEAAAEGVNMQFCSLVVNYDLPWNPQRIEQRIGRCHRYGQKHDVVVINFLNERNEADRRVHELLSEKFNLFNGVFGASDEVLGQIESGVDFEKRILAIYQQCRTPEEIDTAFQQLQAEMDETIQSKMDETRQMLMEHFDEDVHARLKMRLDDARANLDRIGRQFWTLTRVVLDGHATFCDDQLTFDLRQSPVSECRPGTYHLISKQHHNVTGDFLYRLSHPLGEWSIDTGKQAQTPMAKVAFDVTNYPMKVSVVEALKGKSGWMTLQYLTIDSFDREEYLLFSAMDDTGKSLDQETCQKLFHCTATTEPVDGLPEDAETRLTVESKLHADAVAACSLEDNNTLFHEERERLEKWAEDMVVAAEKDLADTKAQIKAVRRQSRLATTLDEQNELQQKLRDLEKKQRRQRQQIFEIEDEIADKRDDLIAGLQKRMTQKTHSIHLFTIQWEVV from the coding sequence ATGACCACCCCGTATCACGCCAAATACTTTGCGCACGAGTTGACCCGGCAGGCACAGCCGGGTGGCGTGGATCGTTTGTCGATGGCCCTCTTTGATGCTTGTGTCGATCTGAACCCGCACCAGATCGAAGCAGCTATGTTCGCACTGCGAAGCCCACTCTCGAAGGGCGTCGTGCTGGCTGATGAGGTCGGTCTCGGGAAGACAATCGAAGCAGGGCTGGTTCTCTGCCAGCATTGGGCTGAGCGAAAACGAAAGCTGCTCATCATCTGTCCGGCCAGCCTTCGGAAGCAGTGGGCGCTGGAGCTTCAAGAGAAGTTCAACCTGCCTTCGATGATCCTCGACTCGAAGACCTACCGACAGGCCGTGCGAGAGGGGAACGGCACGCCCTTCGCCAGCGACAAGGCGGTCATCACATCGTACCACTTCGCCAGCCGGTTTCGTGGAGACATCCGAGCCGTCCCCTACGACCTCGTGGTCATCGACGAGGCCCACAAGCTCCGCAATGCCTACCGGCCCAGCAACAAGATGGGTCAGAACATCAAGTGGGCCATCGAGGATCGCAAGAAGTGTCTGCTGACAGCCACGCCACTCCAGAACTCGCTGCTCGAACTCTACGGCCTCTCCACGATCCTCGACGACCTGATCTTCGGCGACGTGAACTCGTTTCGCACCCAGTACACCAACGCCGGTGCTGATCTCAAAGCCCTTCGCACTCGCATCCAAACCTTCTGCAAGCGGACGCTCCGAAGACAAGTCACCGAGTACATCCAGTACACCGAACGCATCCCGTTCACCGTCCGGTTTCGCCCGACCGACGACGAACAGAAGCTCTACGAAGCCGTCTCGGACTTCCTGAACCGGGAAGAGACCTACTCCGTCCCCCATCGTCAGCGTCACCTGACTGCGCTCATCCTGCGCAAGTTGTTGGCCTCGTCCTCGCACGCCATCGCCAACACGCTGGACACCATGAAGTCCCGGCTGGAAGAGATGCGAGATGCTCCCCAGCGGGACGAAGACGATGAGGAGTTCATGGAAGAACTGATCGAAAGCGAGGAACTCGAAGACGATTACCTCGATGAGATTCTCGAAGGAACAACGGATCGAGAGGAGGAAGCAGAGAACGAGATCGACCTGCCCAAGCTCACGGGAGAGATCGATGAGTTAGGCCGATACTCGACGTGGGCACGCAGCATCGGCATCGATACCAAGAGCCGGTCGCTACTGAAGGCTCTCGATCTTGGATTCGCCGAGATGGAGAAGATGGGGGCGAGCCGGAAAGCTCTCGTCTTTACCGAATCCCGCCGCACGCAGGACTACCTCAAGAACTTCCTCGAATCGAATGGCTACGGTGGCCAGATCGTCTTGTTCAACGGTACGAACTCCGATCCAGATTCCCGCCGCATCATCGGCGAATGGATCGAAGACAACGCTGGCACCGGCAGAGTCACCGGCTCTCGCCCCATAGACAGTCGCACGGCACTGATCGAGCATTTCCAGAACGACGCCACCGTCATGATCGCCACGGAAGCGGCAGCGGAAGGCGTCAACATGCAGTTCTGCTCTCTCGTCGTCAACTACGACCTGCCTTGGAATCCCCAGCGAATCGAGCAGAGGATCGGTCGTTGTCACCGCTATGGTCAGAAGCACGATGTCGTGGTCATCAACTTCCTGAATGAGCGCAACGAGGCCGACCGGCGAGTCCATGAGCTTCTCTCGGAAAAGTTCAACTTGTTCAATGGTGTCTTCGGTGCTTCGGACGAAGTGCTGGGACAGATCGAGTCAGGCGTCGATTTCGAGAAACGCATCCTTGCCATCTACCAGCAGTGCCGCACGCCGGAAGAGATCGACACCGCCTTCCAGCAGCTTCAGGCCGAGATGGACGAGACCATTCAGTCGAAGATGGACGAGACCCGGCAGATGCTCATGGAGCATTTCGACGAGGATGTTCACGCCCGACTGAAGATGCGGCTGGACGATGCCCGAGCCAACCTCGACCGGATCGGTCGCCAGTTCTGGACGCTTACAAGAGTTGTACTGGACGGCCATGCCACATTCTGCGACGACCAGTTGACCTTCGATCTACGGCAATCGCCGGTTAGTGAATGTCGGCCCGGAACGTACCACCTGATCTCCAAGCAGCATCACAATGTCACCGGCGACTTCCTGTACCGACTGTCGCATCCTCTGGGCGAGTGGAGCATCGACACAGGCAAGCAGGCCCAGACCCCGATGGCAAAAGTCGCTTTCGATGTGACGAACTATCCTATGAAGGTCTCCGTGGTCGAAGCCCTGAAGGGCAAGTCTGGCTGGATGACGCTTCAGTACCTCACCATCGATTCCTTCGACCGTGAAGAGTACCTGCTGTTCTCGGCGATGGACGACACCGGCAAGTCGCTCGATCAGGAGACCTGCCAGAAGCTATTCCACTGCACGGCAACAACCGAACCCGTGGACGGCCTCCCCGAAGATGCGGAGACTCGGCTCACTGTCGAATCGAAGCTGCACGCCGACGCTGTGGCTGCCTGCTCATTGGAGGACAACAACACGTTGTTCCATGAGGAGCGAGAGCGTCTGGAGAAGTGGGCCGAGGACATGGTGGTCGCCGCCGAGAAAGACTTGGCCGACACCAAGGCGCAGATCAAGGCCGTGCGGCGGCAGTCACGCTTGGCGACCACGCTCGATGAGCAGAACGAACTCCAGCAGAAGCTTCGTGACTTGGAGAAGAAGCAGCGAAGACAACGCCAGCAAATCTTCGAGATCGAAGATGAGATCGCCGACAAGCGTGACGATCTGATCGCTGGCCTTCAGAAGCGAATGACACAGAAGACGCACAGCATCCATCTCTTCACCATTCAATGGGAGGTCGTGTAG
- a CDS encoding HEAT repeat domain-containing protein codes for MSNLEELKDVLRMYSTHEQHPSQVDEAHAALGDDDLVVDALIWALQQNEIDLKLLALQLLQEHFADAKRAMTAVRSLISDNVDRLVRITAINTLHLMGDTSDDLVPLLTPRLRSDDAFERILSAGNLWRINRSEDAFYVLRQEAAGDDNEPAAMMARSHLDETGS; via the coding sequence ATGAGCAATCTGGAAGAACTCAAAGACGTGCTTCGCATGTACTCGACCCACGAGCAACATCCATCTCAGGTGGACGAGGCTCACGCTGCGCTCGGAGACGATGATCTCGTCGTCGATGCACTCATCTGGGCGTTGCAGCAAAACGAAATCGACTTGAAGCTTTTGGCCTTACAACTGCTCCAAGAACACTTCGCCGATGCCAAGCGTGCAATGACTGCCGTGCGGTCGCTGATTTCGGACAACGTGGATCGGCTTGTCAGAATTACAGCGATCAACACGCTTCATCTGATGGGCGACACCAGCGACGACCTTGTGCCGCTGCTGACACCAAGGCTCAGATCAGACGACGCTTTCGAGCGAATACTGTCGGCGGGAAATCTGTGGCGTATCAACCGCTCTGAAGATGCTTTCTATGTACTGCGACAAGAAGCGGCAGGCGACGACAACGAGCCAGCAGCAATGATGGCACGGTCGCATTTGGATGAGACAGGATCATGA